The following is a genomic window from Aeromonas sp. FDAARGOS 1405.
TATACGCGGCCACAATGGCGCCAGCAGGGGATCGCCACGGCGCTGCTCGATGCCATAACGGCCTTTGCCAGATCGCGTCAGCTGGGAAAGGTGTGGCTCCATGCCAGCGAGCAGGGGCGTCCACTCTATGAGCGGATCGGCTTTGTCGCCAATCCGGCCTATCTGGAGTGGGATCTGGCACCTTAATCGATGGGACCCCGTTATCCCTCTGCTTTCTCGTCTAAAGTTCATGCAGATGTGATGTAGTTGTAAACAGGTAACAGAGGGGCAGGGCAAGATGTTCAACTTCAAACTCAAAGCGGAATTACAAGCGTGTCAAATGCAGTTGGCCCAGGCCCAGGCATTTATTGATGCAGTAAAAGTCGGTGTCGCTACCATCAGTTTCACACCAAGTGGCGAGATCCTCGAGGCGAACCCGCTGTTTCTGAGTGTGGTGGGCTATAGCGAGCAGGAGGTGATTGGTAAACACCACCGGATCTTTTGTGATGCCCACTACGCCCAGTCATCCTCCTATGCCCAGTTTTGGGAACAGTTGCGTCAGGGGCATTCCCACAGTGGCATCTACCAGCGCATTGACAAACATGGCAGGGAGTTGTGGCTGGAGGCTACCTACTTCCCGGTCAAGGTTGAGGGCAAGGTGGTCAGGGTCGTCAAGATAGCCTCCGATATCACCGAGAGTTATCAGCAGTTGAGTCGTCAGAAAGCGATCATCTCGGCACTCGATCGGGCACTCGCCATTATCGAGTTCACCCCCAAGGGGGAGATTGTGACGGCCAATCAGAATTTCCTCTCCTGCGTCGGTTACTCCCTTTCGCAGCTCAAGGGGCAGCATCACAGGCTGTTTTGCGATGAGAGCTTCTATCACGAGCAACCTCACTTCTGGGACGATCTGGCCCACGGCCAGCTCAAGTCGGGGCTGTTCAGTCGTCGTGACAGCCACGGCAACGAGATCTGGCTGGAGGCTACCTACAACCCCATCAAGGATGAGAGCGGCAAGGTGGTCAAGGTGATCAAGTTTGCCAGTGAGGTGACAGAGCGGATCAAGCGCTCCCAGGCAGTGAGCGAGGCGGCCAACATAGCCCAGACCATTTCGCAGGAGACCACCCGCTTTGCCGAAACCGGGTCTGAACTGCTGGCGGCATCGGTTGCCATCTCCAGCGCCATTTCCGAACAGGTGAGCCGCACTTCCGGTCTGATTGGCCAGCTCAATGAGCAGTCGAAAAGCATTGAAGCCATCGTATCTACCATCAGCAGTATTGCCGAGCAGACCAATCTGCTGGCCCTTAACGCCGCCATTGAGGCTGCCCGGGCCGGCGATCAGGGGCGCGGCTTTGCGGTGGTGGCCGACGAGGTACGTCAGCTGGCTGCGCGCACCTCCCTCTCGACCGGCGAGATCGCCAGCGTGGTTCAGAAAAACCGCGAACTGACGGCCCAGATCACCGGCAACATCAATGAGGTGGCCACCAGTGCCCAGCGTGGCAAGGAGCAGATCGGCGAGGTGAGTGGCGTGATGTCACAGATCGAGCAGGGCGCCATCAATGTGACCGAGACAGTCTCCAATCTGGCCATCGGCTCCTGACGGTTATTGGTTGTTGAACGAGGCACCGAATGGATGATTATTCCATCGGTGCTTATTTATTGCTCACTTGGCACGCCAATCTGAACCCCTCCTGTATCACCCCGCCATTGTGAATTGTCCTCTTCTGGCCCCTTGATTAGGCTTGCCGCCTCATTTATTTCAGAGCAGGAACAGAACACGATGGCATTACAACAGAAGGGGCGGGCAATGGCCCTGCTGGTTATGGTCGCGAGCATGGGTCTGGGCGGCTGTATGGGGCAGATGGGGCTTTCCGGCATGGTCACCAAGGGCAACCTGAGCGTGGTGGATAACCGTTACGCTCGTGCCGGGGTCTTTATGCTGCTCTCCCCTGTCTACGGTCTGGCCGCGACCGCTGACCTGTTTGTGTTCAATACCATCGAGTTCTGGTCTGGCAAGAACCCCATCACCGGCAAATCTCCGGCTGTGGTGGACATGAGAGCCGATCCGGTGATCAAGGTGAACCAGCATCTGGATCCGGCCCTCAAGACGGTGCCGCTGGCCATGCTGCCACAAGGGGTGCGCGAGGTGGAGATCAGCTACCCGGACGAGCATACCGCCCAGATGGAGGTGCACTATCTGGATGGTCGCCGCAGCATGATGCGTGGCGAGAAGCGTGGCGAGTTGATGGATATCTACTTCGATGGCCGCTTTGTCTCTACCCTGAGCCGTGCGGAGCTGGAAGAGCGGGCTAATCAGGGCAAGGTTGCTGCCTAAATTCAACTGAATCCAGATCGATCCAGCTTCAGATGGGGTATACCTAATCTGCTGGCAAAATCGCCATGATGTCTAAGGGAGTAGACTATGACGGTGAATGGATTGCGATTGGCGGAGTTGATTGGTTCCCTCAGTCATGCGCTCGATATGACTGAGGGGCAACCAAGAGGACACTGCATTCGCTGCTGCTGGATAGGTTCCCGTTTGGGGGAGCGGCTGGGACTGGACGCCCGTCTGCGCCATGATCTCTACTACACGCTCCTGCTCAAGGATCTTGGGTGCAGCAGCAATGCTGCCCGTATCTGCGAGCTCTATCTCACCGACGATCTTCACTTCAAACGCGATTTCAAACTGGTGGATGGCTCCCTCTCCGAGGTA
Proteins encoded in this region:
- a CDS encoding DUF3332 domain-containing protein, whose translation is MALQQKGRAMALLVMVASMGLGGCMGQMGLSGMVTKGNLSVVDNRYARAGVFMLLSPVYGLAATADLFVFNTIEFWSGKNPITGKSPAVVDMRADPVIKVNQHLDPALKTVPLAMLPQGVREVEISYPDEHTAQMEVHYLDGRRSMMRGEKRGELMDIYFDGRFVSTLSRAELEERANQGKVAA
- a CDS encoding PAS domain-containing methyl-accepting chemotaxis protein, whose translation is MFNFKLKAELQACQMQLAQAQAFIDAVKVGVATISFTPSGEILEANPLFLSVVGYSEQEVIGKHHRIFCDAHYAQSSSYAQFWEQLRQGHSHSGIYQRIDKHGRELWLEATYFPVKVEGKVVRVVKIASDITESYQQLSRQKAIISALDRALAIIEFTPKGEIVTANQNFLSCVGYSLSQLKGQHHRLFCDESFYHEQPHFWDDLAHGQLKSGLFSRRDSHGNEIWLEATYNPIKDESGKVVKVIKFASEVTERIKRSQAVSEAANIAQTISQETTRFAETGSELLAASVAISSAISEQVSRTSGLIGQLNEQSKSIEAIVSTISSIAEQTNLLALNAAIEAARAGDQGRGFAVVADEVRQLAARTSLSTGEIASVVQKNRELTAQITGNINEVATSAQRGKEQIGEVSGVMSQIEQGAINVTETVSNLAIGS